A part of Vespa crabro chromosome 20, iyVesCrab1.2, whole genome shotgun sequence genomic DNA contains:
- the LOC124431240 gene encoding lysine-specific demethylase 4A-like isoform X2, which translates to MVNNASRGVPRIQVFRPTYEEFKDFTKYIEYMESKGAHKAGLAKVIPPPEWIPRKSGYDLNTLDLTIPAPICQVVTGKQGLYQQINIQKKSMTVKEYSKLANSDRYNTPRHFDYEDLERKYWKNITYVAPIYGADVSGSLTDPDVKEWNINHLGTILDYVNKDYGISIDGVNTAYLYFGMWKTTFAWHTEDMDLYSINYLHFGAPKTWYAIPPEHGRRLERLASGFFPSSYQSCQAFLRHKMSLISPQILRQYSIPCNKITQEAGEIMITFPYGYHAGFNHGFNCAESTNFAAPRWVEYGKRATQCTCSKDMVKISMDTFVKRFQPERYELWLRGEDIGPHPEDPRQTAAPMPSQMDLLCSNSSNGQLPQSYLNAAPKNKRHTIHKKKNIIGTNPDVDMAELVNRSDIPADLKKALQDLEFEDGDDQPDEQQLEVLEDIWLKAGEMDVNEATVYDDGYNRKKGRKRKKKQSGNEKEKKDQKTKKNSGKLISPKSTDDVLLIRSESELISAGSNQESIDQQNLLNQDNLFQTNINVASESNSNTLISQLSSDGSNLLETTNKSSPKKRKKHSKTPEHKIKQKNTSKSKRKHTNIPLFVPNEPLDVSDADVQRKLIAMPSLSPHKASTMKDISNNQRKINLLPGNIISVGNEFSMTTMKDKTVVNITNSGQIIHSSYEDEKQIDNPINIDMQEKQCSLIKNTKKANTKLIYKSTFPNINILKNIAVQNKQNDESAGIKLLNEDSKLYTQDTKMISGTSYKSVGMVQTERCITNYTRKDIIKAPRLMHLDLSNTKVISKVEIDDTVKVEKGLHVAPNLVMLSKDDVQDTKQDTKRIMFLPNTSFNTDPPILQSEVIDKETVIQNPSSTFTIQTQGNTGMCNYFPKSTILSQSLCKSNISGKKGIEFKSINDSNNKEMTKNFWKIPYNNSIFLSNDECNRPFKLSIANTKGGGGILNTCTNIQIGPATTATFTTKLKKLSDSNTVLLAAPPPNPLTSQCSKITLSSPIQLSTMEPSKSTLHSNDNSSTNFAPLTRILPSSEQMVSKNSLIIRKIDKDQETCRKSIKRTSAKSLLNCTAKKIDVSPDLDTKQASTSVLVEKVEGNTPYSLNYHFNNLQNQQRAIMTPLIKQEDKYFNVSKSQRQSIETNSNNKYLKMPELKPIKSPVARRKSKEKLKKATTRKKQLLQSTIISEEKSSSSSHPALTIPGHISDMLNPNIPSNDLMKAFNDYWSAQISHCAICATFASTRCGNSQLMPPDWKYCKPTILPESSPIWVSATLFAVNSKEQAIESENDKLLRCRECHVTVHASCYGITILPTDASNWACDKCKAGKTDVMCCLCPMRGGAVKRTSDGGWAHILCALILPGVTFKDAINKDPINVLTIRTDILKQQCCYCGHSDGACLSCSQCNNLFHPSCGLVAGATFVIPVYNSQELQVTCHGHDEGKEKILVIRQGETVWAKHRNSRYYKAKVESIKDTLFYMVTFSDNSFSDDLYPLDIINYDPGKPPQIGAAVTVNWTDGEVYDGTFEGTNHQIMYTVIFEDGSQLALKRNDIYSLQEDMPKRVRSRLK; encoded by the exons aTGGTCAACAACGCATCGCGGGGTGTACCCCGTATTCAAGTTTTCAGACCCACTTATGAGGAATTCAAAGATTTTACAAAGTATATAGAGTATATGGAAAGCAAAGGAGCTCATAAAGCTGGATTGGCTAAAGTGATTCCACCTCCTGAATGGATACCAAGAAAAAGTGGTTACGACCTGAATACCTTAGATCTTACGATTCCTGCACCTATATGCCAAGTTGTTACCGGAAAGCAAGGTCTTTATCAACAAATTAATATCCAAAAAAAGTCAATGACTGTCAAAGAATATAGCAAGTTAGCTAACTCTGATCGTTATAATACGCCTCGACATTTTGACTATGAAGATTTAGAGAGgaaatattggaaaaatataacatacgTAGCTCCTATATATGGAGCAGATGTATCTGGTTCGTTAACTGATCCAGATGTAAAAGAATGGAATATCAATCATTTAGGGACGATATTGGATTACGTAAATAAAGATTATGGTATATCTATAGATGGCGTTAATACGGCGTATCTATACTTTGGAATGTGGAAAACTACATTCGCATGGCATACGGAAGATATGGAtctttattcgattaattatcTGCATTTTGGTGCACCAAAAACTTGGTACGCTATACCACCGGAACATGGCCGCAGACTAGAGAGATTAGCCAGTGGTTTCTTTCCATCTAGTTATCAAAGCTGTCAAGCCTTTTTACGTCATAAAATGTCATTAATATCTCCACAAATATTAAGACAATATTCTATTCCGTGTAATAAGATAACGCAAGAAGCAGgcgaaataatgataacatttcCTTATGGATATCATGCTGGTTTTAATCATGGTTTCAATTGTGCAGAATCAACAAACTTTGCTGCACCCAGATGGGTAGAATATGGCAAACGAGCTACCCAATGCACATGCAGTAAAGATATGGTTAAAATATCAATGGATACATTTGTCAAGCGCTTTCAACCGGAAAGATACGAATTGTGGCTTCGCGGTGAAGACATTGGTCCTCATCCAGAGGATCCTAGACAAACGGCAGCGCCTATGCCCTCTCAGATGGATTTATTGTGTAGTAACAGCAGTAATGGACAGTTACCACAAAGTTATTTAAATGCTGCTCCTAAAAATAAGAGACATACCAttcataagaagaaaaatataattggcACCAATCCTGACGTTGATATGGCCGAGTTAGTTAATCGTTCAGACATTCCGGCGGATTTAAAGAAAGCTTTACAAGATCTCGAATTTGAGGATGGTGACGATCAACCAGACGAACAACAATTGGAAGTATTGGAAGACATTTGGCTTAAGGCAGGTGAAATGGATGTCAATGAAGCAACTGTCTATGATGATGGCtataatcgtaaaaaaggtagaaaaagaaagaagaagcaaagtggtaacgaaaaagagaaaaaggatcagaagacaaagaaaaattctgGCAAATTGATTAGTCCAAAAAGCACAGACGATGTGCTTTTAATTAGATCAGAATCAGAATTGATTTCTGCAGGTTCTAATCAAGAATCAATTGATCAAcagaatttattaaatcaagATAATTTGTTTCAAACCAATATTAATGTCGCATCagaaagtaatagtaatacaTTGATCTCTCAATTGTCAAGCGATGGATCTAATTTACTAGAAACTACTAATAAATCGTCCcctaagaaaaggaaaaaacattcTAAGACTCCGGAACATAAGATAAAGCAGAAAAATACTTCTAAAAGTAAGCGtaaacatacaaacataccTTTGTTTGTTCCTAATGAGCCGTTAGATGTTTCTGATGCTGATGTACAACGCAAGCTAATAGCAATGCCAAGTCTTAGCCCTCATAAAGCATCTACTATGAAAGATATTTCCAATAATCAAAGGAAAATTAACCTATTACcaggaaatattatttctgttgGGAATGAATTTAGTATGACCACCATGAAGGATAAAACTGTAGTAAATATTACCAATAGTGGACAGATAATACATTCTTCTTACGAAGACGAAAAGCAAATTGATAAtcctataaatattgatatgcAAGAGAAACAATGCTCTCTCATAAAGAATACCAAAAAGGCAAATACAAAgcttatttataaatcaacattccctaatataaacatattaaaaaatattgctgtacaaaataaacaaaatgatGAAAGTGCAGGTATAAAACTTTTAAATGAGgattcaaaattatatactcAAGATACCAAGATGATCAGTGGTACGTCTTACAAAAGTGTTGGAATGGTTCAAACAGAAAGATGTATTACAAATTACACAAGGAAGGATATAATAAAGGCACCTAGACTGATGCATTTAGATCTGTCCAATACCAaagtaatatcaaaagtagAAATCGATGATACCGTTAAAGTCGAGAAAGGGCTCCATGTTGCTCCTAATTTGGTAATGTTATCCAAAGATGATGTCCAAGATACAAAGCAAGATACGAAGCGCATTATGTTTTTGCCAAATACATCATTTAACACTGACCCACCAATATTACAAAGTGAAGTTATAGACAAAGAGACCGTAATACAAAATCCTTCATCGACATTTACTATTCAAACTCAAGGTAATACAGGTATGTGtaattattttccaaaaaGTACAATTTTATCACAATCACTTTGTAAAAGTAATATCAGCGGAAAGAAAGGTatagaatttaaatcaattaatgattcaaataataaagagatgACAAAAAATTTCTGGAAAATTCcatataataacagtattttCTTATCAAATGACGAGTGTAATAGACCATTTAAATTATCTATAGCAAATACAAAAGGAGGAGGTGGCATATTGAATACTTGTACGAATATTCAAATAGGTCCCGCAACAACTGCAACCTTCACAACTAAgctaaaaaaattatcagacTCAAATACAGTCTTACTAGCTGCACCTCCTCCTAATCCATTGACCTCACAATGCTCGAAGATTACTCTAAGTTCTCCAATTCAATTGAGCACAATGGAACCAAGTAAATCCACCTTacatagtaatgataattcaTCAACAAATTTTGCACCTTTAACGAGAATTTTACCATCGTCGGAACAAATGGTttcaaaaaattctttaatcatccgaaaaattgataaagatCAAGAAACTTGCAGAAAATCAATAAAACGTACAAGTGCAAAGTCATTGCTTAATTGTACAGCAAAAAAGATTGACGTATCACCTGATTTAGATACAAAACAAGCTAGTACAAGTGTATTGGTTGAGAAGGTCGAAGGTAATACGCCATATAgtttaaattatcattttaacaaTTTACAAAATCAGCAGAGAGCTATTATGACACCTTTGATAAAGCAAGAGGACAAATACTTTAATGTGTCTAAATCTCAACGGCAAAGTATAGAAAcaaattctaacaataaatatttgaaaatgccAGAATTAAAACCAATTAAGTCACCCGTGGCCAGAAGGAAATCCAAAGAGAAGCTTAAAAAAGCTACAACAAGGAAAAAACAGCTTCTCCAATCGACAATTATATCGGAAGAAAAAAGTTCTTCCAGTTCGCATCCGGCTTTAACTATACCTGGTCATATTTCTGATATGTTAAATCCAAATATTCCGAGCAATGACCTAATGAAAGCTTTCAATGATTATTGGAGTGCTCAAATTTCACATTGTGCAATTTGTGCAACTTTTGCTTCCACTCGTTGTGGAAATAGTCAGTTAATGCCACCTGATTGGAAATATTGTAAACCCACTATTCTACCTGAAAGTTCTCCAATATGG GTATCAGCAACACTTTTTGCTGTAAATTCAAAGGAGCAAGCTATTGAATCGGAAAATGACAAACTATTGAGATGTCGTGAATGTCATGTAACAGTTCATGCTTCCTGTTATGGAATTACTATCTTGCCCACTGATGCATCAAATTGGGCATGCGATAAATGTAAGGCTGGTAAAACTGACGTG ATGTGCTGTTTATGCCCTATGCGTGGAGGTGCTGTGAAACGTACGAGCGATGGCGGTTGGGCACACATTTTGTGTGCTCTGATATTACCAGGTGTAACTTTTAAAGATGCTATCAACAAAGATCCTATTAATGTATTAACAATTAGAACAGATATCTTAAAACAACAATGTTGTTATTGCGGGCACAGCGATGGCGCTTGCCTCAGTTGTTCCCAATGTAATAATTTGTTTCACCCTTCGTGTGGACTTGTGGCAGGTGCTACTTTTGTAATACCAGTATATAATAGTCAAGAGTTGCAG GTAACTTGCCATGGTCATGACGAAGGTAAGGAAAAAATTCTTGTCATTCGTCAGGGCGAAACAGTATGGGCAAAACATCGGAATTCAAGATATTATAAAGCGAAAGTAGAATCTATAAAAGATACACTTTTCTATATGGTCACTTTCAGTGACAACAGTTTTAGCGATGATTTATATCCTTTGGATATAATT AATTATGATCCTGGAAAACCGCCTCAGATTGGAGCGGCTGTTACTGTTAATTGGACAGACGGTGAAGTGTACGACGGTACTTTTGAGGGCACTAATCATCAAATTATGTATACC gtAATTTTTGAAGATGGTTCTCAACTTGCCTTAAAAcgtaatgatatatatagtttacAAGAAGATATGCCAAAAAGGGTACGCTCACGTTTG AAATGA